The DNA region TTCATTGAAGGAGAGCGGCACGTAGTTCGGCGTCGCCGGGGCGAGATAAACGAACGAAAGCTCGAGCTTGTCGGTGCCTTCGGGTACGTCGACGTGGAAGGCATACATTTCCTGCAGGTCGCGACGCCACGGGATCTTCTTGCCGTTGGCGGTGACCTGGATGCCGGCGACGTTGGACAACGGGCCCGAAGGGCCGTGCACGCCCGGGATCCACTTCGGGTAGTGCAGCACCACGTGTCCGGCGGTCACCGGGATGGTTTCCTTCACCCGGAAGATGTTCTTCGCGGCGTCGGACAGGTCGACGTTGAGCGTGAGATTGCCGGCGTAAGGTTTGTCCACGGCGGCGGGAATGGGTGGCGAAACGGCCGGGGCTGCGGATGCGGCGGCGGAGATAGCCATCGCCGACAAGACGGCGGCGGCGAGGGTGGCACGACGAAGCGGCAGGCGCATGGCTCTGGGTTCCCCTTGGCGGACGAGATCGTTGTCGCCCGATAGTCGGGGCCGCGTCCCGGAGCGACCTGTGCCAAAGGTCATACCTGTTTTAAACGGGGTACTTCGCCCACCGCTCAGCCGCGGCTAGCATGGCGCCATGAAAGCATCGACCCTGCGCCGCATCTTCAATGCCTGGCCGCCCTTCCTGTTCGCCGGCATCCGCGTGGTGAAGATGGACGACTACCGCTACGTCAGGGTGAAGCTCAGGCTTGCCTGGTACAACCGCAATTACGTGCGCACACACTTTGGCGGCAACCTGTTCTCGATGACCGATCCGTTCTGGATGATCATGGTGCTCAAGTCGCTCGGCAGCGAATACATCGTCTGGGACCAGGCTGGCGAAATCCGCTTCGTCGCGCCCGGTCGGGAAGATGTCTTCGCGGAGTTCCGTGTCGACGACGCGCTGCTCGATGAGATCCGCGAGATGACCGCCGACGGTGAGAAGCACCTGCGCTGGTTCGACACCGACATCCGCACCGCGTCGGGCGAGCTGGTCGCTACGGTCCGCAAGCAACTGTACGTGCGCCGCAAGCGGCGCTGAGCTACGCTCGGTCGATATTCCCATCGGCATCGTGCTCATGAGTGAATCCGACACGCTTCGCGACCTCTATCGCGCGTACATCGACTGCCTCAATCGGCGTGCATGGCCCGAACTCGGTCGACACGTGCATGACGACGTGCGCTACAACGGCGAGTGCGTCGGCCTGCCGGGCTACCGGGCGATGCTCGAGCGCGACGTTCGCGACATCCCCGACCTGCGGTTCGACATCGCGTTCGTGATGGCGGAGCCACCGCATATCGCCTGCCGTTTGCGCTTCGACGTGACGCCCGCGGGCCGGTTCATGGGCGTCGCGGTCGATGGTCGGCGAATCGCTTTCAACGAAAACGTCTTCTATCGATTCGAGGCCGGCCGAATCGTCGACGTCTGGTCGGTGATCGACAAGGCGGCCATCGAAGCGCAATTGGCGTGAAGCGCGCGGCGAATGCCGCGCGGGTGTCGATCAGAAGACCAGCGACGCCATCTTCCGCCGGTAGACGCTGACCAGCGCCGCGTCGTCGAGGGTGGCGAAGGCGGCGAGCAGGCGCTTCTTTGCCTGGCCGTCCTGCCAGTCGCGCTGGCGCTTGAGGATGTCGAGGAACTGGTCGAGGCCAGCAGCACTATCGCCTTCGATCAGCAGACGCACGCCGAGCAGGTCGCGGGCTTCCCAGTCGTTGTCGTTGGTCTGCACGCGCTCGCGCAGGGCCTCGAGCGGCGGGGCGCCCTCGAGCGCACGAGCCAGCTCGAGCTGGCTGCGCAGGCGGACGGCCCGGGCATCGGTGGCGAGGTTGGCGGGCAGGGCATCGAGCTCCGCCTGTGCCGGCTGCACCTGACCGGCCCGCATCAGGGCCAGCGCGAGATCGAGCTTCAGCTCCGCGCGGTCGGGCTCGGCGGCGATCGCCTGCTGCAGGCGGTTGATCGCGTCCTCGGCGGTTTCCGGCGGGGCCACGTCCGCGGCGACGTCGTCATTGGCGGCTTCCGCCGGCTGGACGCCGTGCTTGGTCAGGAATTCGCGAATCTGGCCTTCCGGCAGCGCGCCGGCGAAACCGTCGACGACCTGCCCGCCGCTGATGAGGATCACCGTGGGGATGCTGCGCACGCCGAACATGGCGGCCAGCTGCTGCTCGGCGTCCACGTCGATCTTGGCCAGGCGGAAAGCGCCGTTGAACTCGCCCGCCAGCTTTTCGAGGATCGGGCCCAGCGACTTGCAGGGGCCGCACCATTCGGCCCAGAGGTCCACGAGGATCGGCGTTTCGAGCGAGGCCTGGATGACGTCGGTCTCGAAACCGGCGGTGGTCGCGTCGAAGACGTGTTCACTGCGGGTCGGGGCACTGCTCACGGGCTAACTCCTGGGACGGTATGTCGATGCCCCCAAGATCGGGGAAGGGCGGGAGCATATCAAGGTCGCACGCGCTTTTAGGATCAGACCTAGGGCGCTCGTCATGCGCCGTTTACGCGGATTTGCGATCATACGCCGGTGGGCCAGCCGGCCCGGAACCGCCGGGTTGGCATGCGTAAGGGTCAGGACCTCATCATCTGCGAGCATTGCGACTCCGTTTACCGGAAGCGTCCGCTGGCCCGTGGACAGGTTTCCGACTGCGTCGTCTGCGGGGCCGTGCTCGATCGCCATCAGTGGCTGAGCGTGGATGGCCAGTTCGCCCTGATCGTCGCCTCCCTTATCGTTTTCGTCATCGCCAACGTGTCACCGATCGTTACCCTGGGTCTTTCGGGGATGACCGCCGCGACCACCTTATGGGGCGCGGTGATCGCCATGTGGCAGGACGGGGCGCAGATCGTCGCGGTGCTGACGGCGCTGACCCTGTTCTTCTTCCCGCTGGCCCAGATCATGATCTTCGGCTGGGTGCTGTTCTTCGCCCGCGACGGTCGGCGGGCGCCGGGGTTCTCCCGGGCCATGTCGTCGCTGGTCCGGGTCAAGCCCTGGAGCATGATCGAGGTCTTCATGCTCGGCACACTGGTCGCCGTGGTCAAGGCACACACCTATTTCGACGTGGTCACGGGGCCGGGTATCTGGGCGTTTGGCTTCCTCACCCTGCTGATCACGGTCTTCTCCACCCACGATCCGCGCCACCTGTGGGATGTCACGAAGGACGCCAACGCATGAACGCGCCACCCCGGGCCGTGGACATGGGCATCATGTCCTGCCACGTCTGCCGACTGGTCACCGCCTATACCGACGACAAGCACGCCCATTGCCCTCGTTGCGGCAGCCCGTTGCACGGTCGTAAACACGCCAGCGTCTCCCGGTCTTGGGCCCTGCTGCTGGCCGCCGCGATGTTCTACATCCCGGCCAACATCTTCCCGATCATGCGCACGCAGAGCCTGTCCTCGAAAGACGACAACACCATCCTCAGCGGCATCATCGAGCTGTGGCGGGCCGGGTCGCCGGGCTTGGCGGTCATCGTCTTCACGGCGAGCATCATCGTCCCCATGCTCAAGTTCATCATCATGGGCTACCTGCTCGTCTCGGTTCAGCGATCGAGCGACATGGTGGCCCGCCAGCGGTCGAAGCTGTATCGCTTCGTCGAGCTGATCGGGTACTGGTCGATGCTCGACGTTTTCGTCGTCGCGATCCTGTCCGCGCTGGTGCATTTCAAGATACTGAGCCGCGTCGAGCCCCTGCCCGGCGTGGTGTATTTCGGCATCGTCGTCGTGCTGACGATGCTGGCGGCCATGAGTTTCGATCCCAGGTTGATCTGGGACAAAAGGAAATCGCAATGAGCGACACCCACGAGGGAAACACGCCGTCTCCCGACGAACTTCCGCAGCCGGAGGTGCGCAAGTCCAAGCTGGGCTTCTCGCTCATCTGGCTGGTGCCGATCGTGGCCGCCCTGGTCGGTATCTCGCTGCTGGTCAGCCACGCGCTGTCCGCCGGCCCGCAGATCACCGTCACCTTTCTGACCGCCGAAGGCATCGAAGCGGGCAAGACACAGGTCAAGTACAAGAACGTGGTGATCGGTAAGGTCACCACGATGCGCCTGTCGAAGGACCGCACGCATATCTCGGTCGTAATCGACCTCGAGAAGGATGCGAAGGCCTTCGCGACCAAGGGCACCCGCTACTGGGTCGTGCGTCCGCGTATCGGGGCCAGCGGCGTGTCGGGCATCGACACGCTGCTTTCCGGCGCGTTCATCGGCGCCGACGCGGGCGACTCCGAGGAAGACCAGGCCGATTTCACCGGCCTCGAAACGCCGCCCGCCGTGACCCACGGCGCGCCAGGCCGTCGCTTCGTGCTTCATTCCTCGGATCTGGGCTCGCTGGACATCGGTTCGCCTGTCTATTACCGCCGCATCCAGGTCGGCCGCATCGTTTCCTATGAGCTCGACAAGGACGGTAAGGGCGTCTCCCTGCAGTTGTTCATCGACGGCCCCAACGATCGCTTCGTCAGCAAGGATGCTCGCTTCTGGAACGCCAGTGGCGTCGACGTGTCGCTGGGCGCCGACGGGCTCAAGCTCAACACGCAGTCGATCGCCACGGTGATCGCGGGCGGCGTGGCTTTCCAGTCCGCACCGGGTCCGCACGACGAGACGCCGGCCGACGAGATGGCCGAGTTCACCCTCTTCAACGACCAGCAGACCGCGCTGGCGCCGCCCGACGGCAAGCCGCTCTACATCCGGATGACCTTCCAGCACTCCCTGCGTGGCCTCGCACCGGATGCGCCGGTGGAATTCCTCGGGGTGAAGGTCGGCCGCGTGGTGTCGGTCAATCTCGACTACGACCCGGTCAACAAGACCTTCCCGGTGGTCGTGGGTGCCCTGGTATACCCGCAGCGCCTCGGCAAGGCCGACGAGAAACTGCGCGCGGCGGTGGGCGGCAACGAGGAGCAGCAGATGCCTCGCATCCTGCACGGCATGGTCGACCACGGGCTGCGCGCGCAGGCACGCACCGGCAACCTGCTCACCGGCCAGCTCTATATCGCGATCGACTTCGACAAGAAGGCGCCGAAGGTCGCGTTTAACGAAAGCACCAAGCCGCTCGAAGTACCCACGATGGCGGGCGATTTCGATCACCTGCAGGAGCAGATATCCAGCATTGTCGACAAGGTCGAGAAGATCCCGTTCGACTCGATCGGCAAGAATCTCGACGGCAGCCTGCAGGAGCTGCACGGCACGCTGAAGCAGGTCAACGGCGAGCTGTTGCCCGAGGCGAAGAAGACCCTGCAGGGTGTGAACAAGACGGTCGGCACGGCCAACGACGCGCTGTCCGAAGACTCGCCGCTGCAGCAGAACATTGCCAATACGCTCGAGGAGTTGCAGCGCACGGTACGTTCCGTGGGCGCGCTCACCGACTACCTCGGCCGTCACCCGGAAGCGCTGTTGCGCGGACGCGGTGCCGATGCGCCGCCGAAGGTCATCCTCCCGTCGACTCCGAAGCAGGGCAAGGACGTACAGCCATGATCCGCACATTCCGCCTCGCCACCGCCGTCACCCTGCTGGGCACGCTAGCCGCGTGCTCTTCGGCGCCCACGCATTTCCATACGCTGATCCCGCCGTCCGCGGCGCTGGCGTCCGCCGCCGCCCCGTTCGTCATCGACGTACAGGCGGTGGCCGTCCCGCCGCAGGTCGACCAGCCGGCCCTGGTGCTCCGTCAGGGTGCCAGCGGCATCGCCGTGCTCGACGGCGAACGCTGGGCGTCGCCACTGGGCGACGAAATCCGCGGTGCCCTCGCGGCCGACCTGTCGACGCGCCTCGGTACCCACGATGTCCATGGACTGCCCCGCGCCAAGGACAGCAAGGTCGTCCGCGTGCAGTTCGATGTCCGTCGTTTCGATTCGGAGGTGGGCGGCAATGCCACCCTCGAGGCCAGCTGGTCGGTCCGCGCCGCCGATGCCGCCAGCACCTGCGCTTCCCGCGTCAGCGAGCCGGCCGGCAGCACCTACGACAGCCTGGTCGACGCCCACCAGCGCGCGCTGGCCAAGGCCGCCGACCAGGTCGCGGCGGCCGTCAGGGCCGTGGCGGCGGGGCAGGCGGGGGCTTGCCAATAAGCGGGCGGGCTCGGCTGCGCCATCGCGTTTGAAGCATTCGCGTCGAGGCATGGGCGCCGCCGGGTGCCATTCTCGTCGCTAAGTCCTCCTCCGGCCTTCGCCTACGTGCGGAAGCGCTCCGAGAACGACACCCGGCGGCACCCTCCGACCGGTGTCGTTTCGTGTCGAAAAGCTGACGGGCGCAGGGCCCTCATGCGCTCTGGGATTGCGACAAACTCAGGCCGGAGCCGTGCTCGTCGAGGCCAGACGAGGCACCCGTCGTGCCTTGCTCGCCTAACAACCTGCCGTTGCGCGCGGAGGGGGGCGTGGGCTGCCGTTCCTGGAGCGCTTCCGCACGAAGGCGAAGGCCGTAGGAGGACCTAGCGACAGGAATGGCAGCCCACGCCCCCCTTGCCTCAGTCCCGCCAGACGCTTTTGCCTTGAACACCCCCCGTAAGCTAGTCTCCCGCGATTGAGCGCCGCGCTTTTTCGTGCGGCCACCTGAGCATCCGACCGGTACCGAACACCATGCAGGACACCCAAGACCAGGGCACGCGCGAGCAGGGCGGTTATACGCCGGCCGCCGTCGAGACCGCCGCCCAGCACTTCTGGAATGAAACGCGTGCCTTCGAAGTCGTCGAAGACGCCGGCAAGCCGAAGTTCTACTGCCTCTCGATGCTGCCGTACCCCTCCGGCGCGCTGCACATGGGCCATGTCCGCAATTACACGATCGGCGACGTGATCAGCCGTTTCCAGCGCCAGCAGGGCAAGAACGTGCTCCAGCCCATGGGCTGGGATGCGTTCGGTCTGCCCGCTGAAAACGCCGCGATCAAGAACAACACCGCGCCGGCGAAGTGGACGTACAAGAACATCGATCACATGCGCGAGCAGCTCAAGCGCATGGGCTTCGCGTACGACTGGACCCGCGAGGTCACCACCTGCCGTCCGGAGTACTACCGCTGGGAACAGCAGATGTTTACCCGGCTGATGAAGAAAGGCCTGGTGTATCGCAAGAACAGCGTCGTCAACTGGGACCCGGTCGACCAGACCGTGCTTGCCAACGAGCAGGTCATCGACGGCAAGGGATGGCGCTCGGGCGCCGTGGTCGAGAAACGCGAGATCCCCCAGTGGTTCCTGAAGATCACCGCTTACGCGCAGGAGCTGCTGGACGGCCTGGACACGCTGCCGGGCTGGCCCGACGCGGTCAAGACGATGCAGCGCAACTGGCTGGGTCGCTCCGAAGGCCTGGAAATCACCTTCGACGTCGACGGTCAGGCTGAGCCGCTGACGGTGTTCACCACGCGTCCGGATACCCTCATGGGCGTCTCGTACCTGGCGGTCGCCGCCGAGCACGCGATCGCCAGGCGCGCCGCCGAGGGCAATCCCGGCCTCGCCGAATTCATCGAAAGCTGCAAGGCCGGCGGCGTGTCCGAGGCCGAGCTGGAAACACAGGAAAAGCGCGGCTACTACACGGGCATCGATGCCACGCATCCGCTCACGGGCGAGAAGGTGCCCGTGTGGGTCGCCAACTTCGTTCTGATGGGCTACGGCACCGGCGCCGTGATGGCCGTGCCCGGTCACGACGAGCGCGACTGGGAGTTCGCCCAGAAGTATTCGCTGCCGATCAAGATGGTCGTCGTGGATCGTGGCGTCGTCGACGCCGTCGCCGAGCTCAGGCGCGACCTCGCCGCCGACGGCACCGACACCGTGCAGAACGCGCTGGACGGCGGTTCGTCGGACGCTTACCAGTCCGCGGCCGCGGTCGAGACGATCAAGACCTTCGAAACCAGCATCCAGACGGCCGGCGCCTATACGGATTACGGCACGCTGATCAACTCGGGCGAGTTCGACGGCCTGGAATTCAGGGAAGCGTTCGAAGCCATCTCGGCGAAGCTGGCTGCGGCGGGTCGTGGCGAGCGCCGGGTCAACTGGCGCATCCGCGACTGGGGCGTCAGCCGCCAGCGCTACTGGGGCTGCCCGATTCCGGTGATCTACTGCCCGAACTGCGACGCCGTGCCGGTCCCCGAGGATCAGTTGCCCGTGGTGCTGCCCGAGGACGTCGCGTTCTCCGGCGTGCAGTCGCCGATCAAGGCGGACCCGGAATGGCGCAAGACCACCTGCCCGAACTGCGGCGGTCCGGCCGAGCGCGAGACGGATACGTTCGATACCTTCATGGAATCCAGCTGGTATCCGGCGCGATACACCAGCCCGGGTGCCGACGCCATGGTCGACGAACGCGTCAATTACTGGATGCCGGTCGACCAGTACATCGGCGGCATCGAGCACGCGATCCTGCATCTGCTGTATTTCCGCTTCTACCACAAGCTCATGCGTGACGAGGGCCTGGTGAACAGCGACGAGCCGGCCACCAACCTGCTCTGCCAGGGCATGGTCATCGCCGAAACCTACTTCCGCAAGGCGGACGACGGTCGCCTGACCTGGTTCAACCCGGCGGACGTGGACGTGCAGCGCGACGAGCGCGCGCGCATCGTGGGCGCGATCCTGCGCACCGATGGCGAGCCCGTGGAGATCGGCGGCATCGAGAAGATGGCCAAGTCGAAGAACAACGGTGTCGATCCGCAGTCGATGGTGGAGAAGTACGGCGCCGATACGGTGCGTCTGTTCTCGATGTTCGCCGCGCCGCCGGACCAGTCGCTGGAGTGGAACGAGGCGGGCGTGGAAGGTATGGCGCGCTTCCTGCGCCGCCTGTGGCGGGACGTCTCGGCTCACGCCGAGGCCGCCGCTGGCGATCAGGGCGATAACCCGGCCGGCGAGTCGGTGCGCAAGACCGTCCGTCGTCAGCTGCACGAAACGATCCAGAAAGTCACCGACGACATCGCCCGTCGCCAGTCCTTCAACACGGCGATCGCCGCGCTGATGGAGCTGCTGAACGCCCTGAGCAAGTTCGACGATGCCAGTGTCGCCGGTCGCGCGCTTCGCCAGGAGGCCTTCACGGCCATCGTCCAGCTGATCAACCCGTTCACCCCGCATCTGTCACATGCGCTGTGGCAGGTGCTGGGTCACGGCGAGACCCTGGTCGAGGACGCGGGCTGGCCCGCCGTCGACCCGGCCGCCCTG from Luteibacter mycovicinus includes:
- a CDS encoding PqiC family protein; translation: MIRTFRLATAVTLLGTLAACSSAPTHFHTLIPPSAALASAAAPFVIDVQAVAVPPQVDQPALVLRQGASGIAVLDGERWASPLGDEIRGALAADLSTRLGTHDVHGLPRAKDSKVVRVQFDVRRFDSEVGGNATLEASWSVRAADAASTCASRVSEPAGSTYDSLVDAHQRALAKAADQVAAAVRAVAAGQAGACQ
- a CDS encoding paraquat-inducible protein A; the protein is MNAPPRAVDMGIMSCHVCRLVTAYTDDKHAHCPRCGSPLHGRKHASVSRSWALLLAAAMFYIPANIFPIMRTQSLSSKDDNTILSGIIELWRAGSPGLAVIVFTASIIVPMLKFIIMGYLLVSVQRSSDMVARQRSKLYRFVELIGYWSMLDVFVVAILSALVHFKILSRVEPLPGVVYFGIVVVLTMLAAMSFDPRLIWDKRKSQ
- a CDS encoding ester cyclase yields the protein MSESDTLRDLYRAYIDCLNRRAWPELGRHVHDDVRYNGECVGLPGYRAMLERDVRDIPDLRFDIAFVMAEPPHIACRLRFDVTPAGRFMGVAVDGRRIAFNENVFYRFEAGRIVDVWSVIDKAAIEAQLA
- a CDS encoding paraquat-inducible protein A, which produces MRKGQDLIICEHCDSVYRKRPLARGQVSDCVVCGAVLDRHQWLSVDGQFALIVASLIVFVIANVSPIVTLGLSGMTAATTLWGAVIAMWQDGAQIVAVLTALTLFFFPLAQIMIFGWVLFFARDGRRAPGFSRAMSSLVRVKPWSMIEVFMLGTLVAVVKAHTYFDVVTGPGIWAFGFLTLLITVFSTHDPRHLWDVTKDANA
- the leuS gene encoding leucine--tRNA ligase, translating into MQDTQDQGTREQGGYTPAAVETAAQHFWNETRAFEVVEDAGKPKFYCLSMLPYPSGALHMGHVRNYTIGDVISRFQRQQGKNVLQPMGWDAFGLPAENAAIKNNTAPAKWTYKNIDHMREQLKRMGFAYDWTREVTTCRPEYYRWEQQMFTRLMKKGLVYRKNSVVNWDPVDQTVLANEQVIDGKGWRSGAVVEKREIPQWFLKITAYAQELLDGLDTLPGWPDAVKTMQRNWLGRSEGLEITFDVDGQAEPLTVFTTRPDTLMGVSYLAVAAEHAIARRAAEGNPGLAEFIESCKAGGVSEAELETQEKRGYYTGIDATHPLTGEKVPVWVANFVLMGYGTGAVMAVPGHDERDWEFAQKYSLPIKMVVVDRGVVDAVAELRRDLAADGTDTVQNALDGGSSDAYQSAAAVETIKTFETSIQTAGAYTDYGTLINSGEFDGLEFREAFEAISAKLAAAGRGERRVNWRIRDWGVSRQRYWGCPIPVIYCPNCDAVPVPEDQLPVVLPEDVAFSGVQSPIKADPEWRKTTCPNCGGPAERETDTFDTFMESSWYPARYTSPGADAMVDERVNYWMPVDQYIGGIEHAILHLLYFRFYHKLMRDEGLVNSDEPATNLLCQGMVIAETYFRKADDGRLTWFNPADVDVQRDERARIVGAILRTDGEPVEIGGIEKMAKSKNNGVDPQSMVEKYGADTVRLFSMFAAPPDQSLEWNEAGVEGMARFLRRLWRDVSAHAEAAAGDQGDNPAGESVRKTVRRQLHETIQKVTDDIARRQSFNTAIAALMELLNALSKFDDASVAGRALRQEAFTAIVQLINPFTPHLSHALWQVLGHGETLVEDAGWPAVDPAALVRDSLTYAVQVNGKLRATIEVPASASKDEAETMARAEPAVARLLEGQTVRKVIVVPGKIVNIVAG
- the trxA gene encoding thioredoxin encodes the protein MSSAPTRSEHVFDATTAGFETDVIQASLETPILVDLWAEWCGPCKSLGPILEKLAGEFNGAFRLAKIDVDAEQQLAAMFGVRSIPTVILISGGQVVDGFAGALPEGQIREFLTKHGVQPAEAANDDVAADVAPPETAEDAINRLQQAIAAEPDRAELKLDLALALMRAGQVQPAQAELDALPANLATDARAVRLRSQLELARALEGAPPLEALRERVQTNDNDWEARDLLGVRLLIEGDSAAGLDQFLDILKRQRDWQDGQAKKRLLAAFATLDDAALVSVYRRKMASLVF
- a CDS encoding DUF4442 domain-containing protein, whose translation is MKASTLRRIFNAWPPFLFAGIRVVKMDDYRYVRVKLRLAWYNRNYVRTHFGGNLFSMTDPFWMIMVLKSLGSEYIVWDQAGEIRFVAPGREDVFAEFRVDDALLDEIREMTADGEKHLRWFDTDIRTASGELVATVRKQLYVRRKRR
- a CDS encoding intermembrane transport protein PqiB codes for the protein MSDTHEGNTPSPDELPQPEVRKSKLGFSLIWLVPIVAALVGISLLVSHALSAGPQITVTFLTAEGIEAGKTQVKYKNVVIGKVTTMRLSKDRTHISVVIDLEKDAKAFATKGTRYWVVRPRIGASGVSGIDTLLSGAFIGADAGDSEEDQADFTGLETPPAVTHGAPGRRFVLHSSDLGSLDIGSPVYYRRIQVGRIVSYELDKDGKGVSLQLFIDGPNDRFVSKDARFWNASGVDVSLGADGLKLNTQSIATVIAGGVAFQSAPGPHDETPADEMAEFTLFNDQQTALAPPDGKPLYIRMTFQHSLRGLAPDAPVEFLGVKVGRVVSVNLDYDPVNKTFPVVVGALVYPQRLGKADEKLRAAVGGNEEQQMPRILHGMVDHGLRAQARTGNLLTGQLYIAIDFDKKAPKVAFNESTKPLEVPTMAGDFDHLQEQISSIVDKVEKIPFDSIGKNLDGSLQELHGTLKQVNGELLPEAKKTLQGVNKTVGTANDALSEDSPLQQNIANTLEELQRTVRSVGALTDYLGRHPEALLRGRGADAPPKVILPSTPKQGKDVQP